The window GCCGCCGTCTCTGCAGAGCCCGCGAGAAGGCGCCGCGCGCTACGGCGGGTCCGGTGCTCGGCCGCAGCGGCGTCCGGAGGAGGCGGGGACGCCGTCGAGCTTTCCCGCGCGACGCTGCTCTGGAGGGCGGCCAAGCTGCCCATCTACTCCGTGGCGCTCGTGCCGCTCACCGTGAGTTCCCCACGGCTGCAAGTTCCTCCCTCCCCATTGCCAATGCTTAACCCTGCAATTCAGAATTGTATCCTGTTAGTGTGCTAGCATGCAAATCAGAATGAGTATTGAATCATTGATCGCAGCTACGGGGAGAACAAGCCAAATTGGAAGATCATTACTCCACATTTGGTGGTATGAAACTACGATCGCCTTACGCATTTGCATTGACAGTTGCTTGCACTTGCAGGTAGGGACTGCTGCTGCTTATAACCATGCAGGGTTGTTCTTTGCCAGGCGCTACTTTGGCCTCCTGGCTGCTGCTGTCCTTGTGATCACCTGGCTCAATCTGAGGTAAAACTCACCAACACAAGTATACTCTGACAAGCAAAACGATGCTGATATCAATAGCACTGTTCAACCATTCATTCCCCTGGTCTGAACAAAGTTGCATTTTCACTCTACTGCAGCAATGACGTTTATGATTCAGATACCGGCGCTGATAAGAACAAGAAAGAATCCGTGGTCAATATTGTTGGCAGGTACCGCTCGTTCCTGGTACCGGCGAGTAGTAACATCCTAATTGCTTGCATATCTGTATTTGGAAACGAAACAGTTTACAGTGTGATCTGCTGTGCAGTCGAGCAGCGACACAATATGCTGCAAATGTTTCTCTTCTGCTCGGCTTTGGTGGGCTATTTTGGGCCTTTGCGGAAGCAGGGGATGTCAGGTTCATCGTTTTGGTGCTATGTGCAATCCTCTGTGGTTATGTTTACCAGGTGAAATCTTCTGCCCCCTTTTCAGGGAACCTTGTGTTTCTTTATGTTCCGTAATCTGTAACAGAATATATTTGCCTTTTGTGGTCGATTATGGGTTGTCTCATCTATAAATAGCCTGATGCATTCAGTATTTCAGTTAATTTAGCAAAATGTAATTGTGTGTCGATGTTTTTCATCTCATCCATGTGCAATTTCGCAGTGCCCGCCGTTCCGATTAAGTTACCGCGGTCTAGGCGAACCATTATGTTTTGCTGCATTTGGCCCATTGGCAACGTCAGCATTCTACTTCTCAAACAGCAGCAGAAGCATTTCAAGGTACGCTCTACAACAACTATTTATCAACTATTGTGTGTATAATTAGCACTTTAGAGTGTTGAAGGATCGATGATCTATCTTAATCTCTCTACAAAAATGCAAGGATCCGTTTATACCTAAACAGTTCCTTTTGAAATGTTGGCATTTGTCAGCAGGACTGCAGCTCTTCTCCCTCTCAGCAAAACAGTCATAGCTTCATCCATTCTTGTTGGGTTGACAACTACCCTGATACTCTTCTGCAGCCACTTTCACCAGGTATAAATTCAGCCCCCTGACATATGAATCGATGCAGTAATTTTATATATTTGAAATGATCATTAGCTGATGAACTCAGATAATCTGTAGATTGAAGGAGACAGGGCTGTTGGAAAGATGTCTCCCCTGGTATTCCACTCTCTTTTTTCAGCACATCTGATTTCACTTATGTACAAATAatcagtactactccctccgtcccataatataagagcgtttttttacACTAGGGAGTAGTATCACATAAGTTCTTCGTGTGTGAACCTGTAAACAGGTAAGAATTGGCACCAAGACAGGCGCGACACTAGTGACAGTTGCGATCGGCACCCTTTACACTCTCTTGACGGCTTTTGGCATAAGCAGATGCCTCCCACCATCCTGCATTGTAAGCTACTGATCCATACTGTTCCTCTCAAGAAAACTACCTAAAAACACAGCTCCCACCTCAAGCATTGCTACTGTATCATATTCTTAGGTCCTTGGCGCCCTGACTCTCCCTCTTGGCAAATGGGTTGTGGACTATGTGCAGAGAAACCATGATGTAAATACTCCTCCCTTGTCACTCCTTCCTTTTTCGCTCTGAATCTTTTTCGTCAGTCCACACTAACACTGGCTGAAGTTGATGAAAAATGCAGGATGACACCAAGATCTTCATGGCCAAGTATTACTGCGTTCGGCTGCACGCCTTGTTCGGGATGGCGCTGGCTTCCGGTCTGGCGCTGGCCAGGAACGGCATACTAGCCTGACAGGCAGACAGGCAGACCGACAGATGGGCCACCATTGACAGTTGACAGTTGGTACAGAGAAATGCTTCCTTCTTATTGCAGTCTCACACAGATGGAGTAAAACACACACAACTTTTACAGCCAGTGCAATGCAATGGCAGTGCATTTGCGCAGTCCTCTCGCTGGAAGAGAAGGCGGCCGGATTGGGCAAGCAGAGGTTCAGAGGCTGTTGGTTTTCTGGCTCTGGCTTAGTACAGTGGCCTCTAGCATCccgtgatctaggtttcttttctgtCTGCAAGCAAAGAGAGGGCTAGCTTGGCGTGCTCGTCCTCGTCCGTCGCAGCTAGAGTAGATACTAGTACTAGATCGCCGTTTGCTCCTGCAGCAGGATATGAATTGAATTGAATTGAATTGAATTCTGATGAGGCAGTCGGGACGGGACGAGTCAGTGGGGACTCGACATGCTCCGGCCCTCTaccgacggacggacggacggactgcCATTACTGCCCTCTTTACCACCAGCCAGCGGAGGCagagagtggtggtggtggtggtggtagaccAGCTGTTCCTGCTCGTGGTACGGCGCGCAGGCCAACTTGTTGGTGCCTATCTATCCCACCTTGGCATGCTTGCTTTTATGTTTGTATCATGTTCATCGGCCCCCCGGATCTCGATTCAGCACAGGCATACACACGGGGTGCCTTGTCAGTCAGGGTTTGTAATTGCAGACTTTGCAGTATCTAGCAGTGCTGCTGCTGCAGCATATTTATCCCACTGTCCATGGCGAGTGAGAATCACACACTCTTGCAAGTGTAGTCAACCAAATGAGGAAGATTGCGAGGAGCTGGGACAAAATGAGGTCGCCCTGGAGTAGAGAACGGCTGAGACGACGAAGCGGGCCAACCgaaggaggaaggagaaggcagaAGAAGAAACCGTAGCCGTCGCCTCCCAGGCACGGGATGTTGCGGACACCAAGGTCATCGCCGCCAAAGCCTCACAAACCACCCTCCTCATGCCAGGGATCGAGCCAGCCCTTCTTGCCCCCGCCACCGACGGCCATCACGGGCTCGTCGGTGGCCCGCCCGCCCAAGCTTCCAGAGTCGCCTTCCATGTCAACATGGTGACCGACATACGAGTACCTTCCCGGACATGACCGAACGTCCCGCTTCTCCACCTCACTACGGGACGGCTTGCCGGAAGTCGGTGATTCCGTGTCAATCGTCAGCCTCCCATTGATCTCAACAGCCCACCTGTGGCCGGCCAGTCCACCGACACACGAAGGAAGCACCCCAACTTCCCCGATGCCCACAACATGTTTGATGGAATGCCAACCACAACGCCGAACAACCCAAGGTACCACGAGGAGGCCATGAAgaactcctttgacatacaaaagaAGACACACGAGATCGACGAGGCCCATGCTCAGTCAAGAGCCAACGAAGTGGAGGTGAAGCAAAAGGAGGTAGAGCTCGCACTAATATGCAAGGAAGTGGAGATTGGGGGGGCGACTTGAGCAAGATGACCCAAGAAAAAGGGCTTTGGTTTGAGAGGAAGCAAAAGTTCATGATCGACCAAGATGTGTAATCATCTTATATTTGTTTGTGGACTACGAGGGTGGAGACGTGTGGGGCTTGTGCTATTCTTTTGGGTGCAATGTTGTATGTCAGCATGAGATATGGTACTATGCAAAAACTGCTAGATTTATTTTTGATAAATATATTTGCTACGTTTGATGAAAAGTTGCCAAATCTTGATTATTGAAGAAGAAAAACGGAAATGGCGGACCAAATGGGTCGCCCCTCCGTTTGGGTTGACCCGTTGGAGTTGCCCTAATCCTAAACAAGGAAGATTATTACACCAGGAACTGGTGGTGAGACTGAGACCATAAAGGCACGAGGCAGCAGAGGAAAATGACAGCCAAAAAATTATTGCATCGCAGACCACCACGCCAGCATCCATCCATCCTTCTCAGCACATCACTTTCCGACTGGTCTTGcggtacctgtaattatcctctcgAAAGCTAGCCGACGACAGAAATGGGCATCTGTGGTTTTCACTTCTTCCTTTTCAAATCAGATCCACGCAAGGGAGGATCCCTTCATTCCTAAGTCGAGAATATCTCACCACCCGTCTGAAGCAGCTGGAATATGTTCCTCCTCCACGGTCCACATCCACCAAGAAAAACCTAAAGAAGCAGCACTTCTTTCTGCTACAATGTCGACAGCCCTGATACTTGTGCACTAATTCGCTGCAATCCAGATTTTCTGAAAGCAAAAATGACAAAGAGGTGAAGAACTACCAGCTCTGGCCAGCCAGCTATCTCACTTATCAGGGAATTAGCAACTATTGAATTGGCACCAGCTTCTCACTTTCACTATTCGACCCAATTTTCGGTCAGATTAGGAAAGAGAGATTACAATGTGCTCCAGTAGAAAGCAACACAGGAATCATGATTTGTGCATCAACTGAGCTCACTCACTGTTGGTAGGAAAATGCAATGAGGGGGGCCTGTCATTGCTAATAGATCATGCAATCTGTAGGGTGCGCACCCTGAAAAGCCTATACCAGCCATGATAAACTAATGAAACCCATGATTGATTAACAAGAGAAAAGGGCAAAACCAAACGGCGATGTATCACCCAACATCCTTTACAACCCATGTGAACATAATTAGATGGCCCATGGTGCATACCATGAAACAAAAACAATGTCCACATCACACCAGAAATCCAAGCCTAATTGTATAGTATAGTAGTCGCCTACGAACAAAATGTATGTATCAGTGGCAATGATCCAAATCCCAATCAGTCAACAAAGACCAGGTCTAAACCGGAATTCAGGTATGCCACCGGGGTTGTAGATTAGATAAGAGCAGCTTCAACACCTTGCCCTCAGTGGCACAAAGAAAGTAAGCTCCTGATGTGCTCCTACTGAGCATTTCCAAGAGTAGCCAAGCAGAGCAGAAATGGCTGATAACTTTGAATATCATATCATATCATAACATCATCCATAACATGTCCTAAACAAATTTTGCATATAAAGGCTTGGGTTTGCCACTACATATTGCATATTGCATAAGCTTGTTACAAAAGAATTTGGCCAGACATGAACAAGTCATCCTTTGTCAAACACAGCATGCTCCATATACACCAAGAACATATTAAGGTAGGTAAGGTAGAACACGCTACAAAAAAGATTTTGAGAATGGATTTCAAGGCGAAGCTAACACATTGTAATTGTATTGCTGCTCCGTCcccttccctcgccgccgccgccgccgcttccccaGATCTCTCTCCTAGGCCGGCCATATCTACACATCggaagcagcagcggcggcggcagatGTTGTTTCTTGGTCACGGGTCGCGGACGCGGGGGCTGGTGGCCGGCATGGCCACGCCGGGAGACGTCGGCGCCCGCGGCGAGTGGAGGCAGCCGAACCCGAGCGGCGATGTGGGCACGAGGATCGGCGACGGCATCCCGCGGAGCCGGCGCATGTAGGCCGAGATGGGGGACTCCGCCGACATGCAGACGGAAGGGAGCGCCGGGAGAGGGGAGAGAGTCGGCTGGGCCGGCGACGGCAGGATGGTCGCCGGGCGGGGCGGGGCCAGCGGCGGCGGCCGGATGCGGTGGAGCCGGGACGGGATGGCCGacagcggaggcggaggcggaggggcCATGATGGGGCGCGGGGGCGGAGGGGCCATGTCGGGCCGCGCCGGCGGAGNNNNNNNNNNNNNNNNNNNNNNNNNNNNNNNNNNNNNNNNNNNNNNNNNNNNNNNNNNNNNNNNNNNNNNNNNNNNNNNNNNNNNNNNNNNNNNNNNNNNNNNNNNNNNNNNNNNNNNNNNNNNNNNNNNNNNNNNNNNNNNNNNNNNNNNNNNNNNNNNNNNNNNNNNNNNNNNNNNNNNNNNNNNNNNNNNNNNNNNNNNNNNNNNNNNNNNNNNNNNNNNNNNCAtggaggaggaagcggaggaggagatggaggactGCTTGGAGATCTTGTAGGAGGACTTGTTGAGGGCTcggagggcggcggtggaggaggccgCGGAAGGCGGCGGGTGGTTGGGGTTGTCCATgaccggaggagggcggcggcggggggCGGAGACCGGGGGGAGAGTGAGGTGGGGAGGAGTGGGAGATGGGGATTTGGGGGGCAGTGGGAAAGGGAGGCGAGTGGGCGATGGGATCTTCTCTGTCTGCCTTCTGCCCAAGCCAAAGCAAAAGAGAGGCTGCCTGCCTCCGCGAGCAGACTGGCGGTGACCTGTGCCTGGCTGATGATGAGCGAGCTGATTGGCGACTGGCTGCTCAGCAGCCCAGCGTTTCCACCCAACGCTTTGCTTCCTTTTatctatttttctatttttggaTAAAACTAAAACCTCGATTACTCTCTTTCTTTTGGTGGTATGTGTGCACTGCTCATCTCCGAAAACAAAATGCAGTAACCAAAGGCTCGTGAATGGCTCGGCGAGGAGATTTTTCAGGATTTGAACTGGCCACCATAGTCATATGATTTCCCGCTCGCTCTGCTCATTTAATTTGCCACGTAAGCGTTGTCGTTTCCTCGCTAATGAGCACATTCGGTATACCAGAGAAGTTAACGCAGTGGCGCAGAAAATCACTCCCACATGCAATCCTTCACTGCACGCCCCACGTCTAGATCATCAATCATCGCTCACGCAATTACCGCATGAGTCCTTCGTTCTCACTTGTCATTGAAAATCTATACCGTGCATTGGTGAGTTAGGGATTCCTCTGGAACATTGCACCGCGGCGCAAAAGTTTCGAAGCACGATTTTCGTGTGCTAGGGTTTCCTCTAGAACATGGCATTGCGGCACAAAACCTTCAAGGCAAAATTTGGAGAATTTGTTTGTGTGCTCTAGATTTAGACTCCAAGAATTGCAATCTCCATGAGAAAGTGAATCTCAATATAAGTGGTGAGGTGACATTAGTGCTAGGCCTAacttttcttcttccttttgccTCGCACGATGCTGCTTTTCAATCTCAATCTACCACTAAATTCTTTTGTAACTTTCTTTGAGGAGAAGATCGAGCTAGCAGCCATGGTACCGTGCGCGGGATCCAGAGACAGGGGCCTGTCACGACCATGGCAGGCATAGGACTGGCTCGCTACGATATTTTTGAGCATCTGAATTGACAAACAGAATCACTTGATTTTTCTCGCTCACTCTACTCCTTTAATTTCTCTTGTAAGCGACACCATCCTCTCGTTAGTGACCAACTATCTATTCTACATAGATTTAAGGCAGATGGGCCAAAAATCACTCCCAGGTGCAATCTCACGCACTTGCGAGTTCAGATCATTAGTAGTCACTCACGTCATTCCCGCATGCAGTCCTCAATGCTCGGTTGCGCTACATGGCTAATAGCCATTGAGGAACTTACCGACCTATCCGAATCACCTCTTTCGTAGGCGTTATCGAATGTGTTGATCTCTTTTTGCTCGCATTGTTGAAGCTTGTgagcaaaattgttgttttttaacTTGCCAGAGGAATGCCGCCAGCTTGCTTGGGTTTAGTTCATAAGAAAAGATATCAACGACAATAAGAGTGATAGCATATGGCATTCTGGCTGACTACACCGATGAGTATATTCGCATTGGAGAAGATACTGCGCTCAAATGCATGCGGGTGTATGCCGAGGTTTTGATCTGGGTTTTTGGTCCTGAGTATCTCCGAGCTCCCAATGAGGAGGACACAAAAGGATTGATGGCGATGAATAAAGCAACAGGATGACCAGGCATGCTTGGGAGTgtggattgcatgcattggaggtggAAGAACTACCCTACAGCCTGACCGGGCAGTACACCGGCCATAAACGCGATCCCACTATTGTGCTTGAAGCTGTGGCCTGACATGACTTGTGGTTTTCACATCGCTTGTTTGGATTGTCAGATTCTCTGAATGATgtcagacgcgccctggtgggttgtgcccccctcggggcatccCCGGGTGCTGCTCTGACCCattagatgtcttctggtccatcaaaaatccataaaaagttttgcagtatttggactccgtttgatattgatttcctgcgatgtaaaaaacaagcaaaaaacaacaactggcattgggcactgggtcaataggttagtccctaacaatgatataaagttgctataaaatgattgtaaaacattcaagaatgataatataacagcatgaatactttataaattatagatacgttggagacatatcagcagtcAATCGCACCAGTTCACCAATCAAGCATATTTGCTTCCCTAGAACTTTCCTAGGTATTCTATCAATCACTAATTCACCTATCATTGTCCCTCACTATGCGTACACTGGTAATCAGATTATTTTAATCTCAAGTGATTTGTAATTGTTGCCCGGTAATTTCAATATCACCACTGCCAGGTATTATATTGTCTAGAAAGTACGAATTTGGTAATGAGCAACAAAAAAGAAAACTTTTGGATGAGTTGATAGAATTACAGAGAGGAACTATGTATTGATTTTTCAAGAGTAATACAAGCGCTTCAACAAGTTGGCGGTAATTACCATGGATGAACCAACTAATGATGTTAAGTGTCAAGTAAGTTTTTTTATTATGTTTGTCCTTTTAATGATCTTTAAGATATTTTATAGACATATTTTTGTATtgaatattactccctctgttcctaaatataagttcttttagagattccaatatgaactacatatggagcaaaattagtaaatctacactctaaaatatgtctatatacattcctaTGTAGTccgtgttgaaatctctaaaaaatcttatattttgaaacaaatagcgtaTTTTTTTAAACTGATATGTATTCTAAAACAACATACATATTTTTAGGGGTACCAATACAACATCAATACATATATTATAATTATATATGAGGGGTGATGATGGTCTCACTATTAGTTTTTGCCCCGGGGCCCTAAAATCTCAGCACTGGCCCTGgagtaatgcatagtttcaagtgttgcCATTTTTAGTTTTCTCATCTTTTCATGTGTGTTCATCATGATGTTTTTCAAAAACAATATGGAACACGTCACCAACCAAAATCTTAGCATTATTAAGTTGGCTATCCTCAAATCCTTGTTGGTTCCCTTTtacaatccaagaatagtgttgattaataccattgaaaacttgttggattatgttTAAAGGTGTTACTTCCTTCCTGGTATTTTCATCAAAAGTGCGGTTATCACAAAACAAATACCTCAGCAAATAATCTTTGTCGTATAAAATCTCATCTATCACAGGATGTTCATGTCTCATGTTGTAAAATTCAAAGATCTCCCTAGCCTCTGGCACTATGTAATAAAATTCATTCATGAGGACAAGAGTACCTATCTTTTTAGCCTTAGGGTTGTTTATAACAGGcaactcataaaacaatctttgtAGAGTGGGATGAGTGCGAATAAatcttctctcaagcttaagaacAAGTGCGGAAATAGCTTCAGCATAATTTTTGGTTCTTTTAAGAATAGGAataccatcaaaaaccaaagttccCTTGCAATTAAAGAATTCTTGAATAACAATTTTTCCTATAATGTTACCACTCCCCAttacaaaagttttagcatccaaatTTGAGGGAATTTCAACCTTAGGGATTTTACCCTCTTCACCTTTTTCGCTAACAAATTCAGACATGATAGCAACTTCAAGCAAGCAAACAAGTAAAAAGGCaaacaaaaaatgtttttgtgtttttgtgaaaacgttttagaagtgggggagttaaaaatgagaggcaaatggcaaatgaaaGTTTATGCGATGGTACTTGATTGCTTTTGCTTCCTAGTAATGGCGCCAGTAATTCTTCCTTCTACTTGTGAGCTGCCTTGGATTTCACCGAAGAGGGGAGGATGATGCAGTACGGTAGagataagtacttccctcagttaagaatcaaggttatcaatccaataggagaaccacgcaagaCCTCGTGAatagcacctacacacaaaataacaaatactttcacccaacacaaacaaggggttgtaaatcccttggcggctaattgcaaggatcaaatctcatagtgatggatagataaacaaaaacacaaaataaaataaaagtaaataaattacaggaaagtatttttggattttcaTATATGATAAAGATACAAccggggggcatagttttcactagaggcttctctctcaaaaaaagcatacggtgggtaaacaaattactacgcatgtctgagacaagtagactgactcctgcctgcatctactaatattactccacacatcgaccgctatccagcatgcatctagagtattaagttcataaagaacggagtaacgccttaagcaagatgacatgatgtagacaaagtaatgttggaaatatgccctagaggcaataataaaatggttattattatatttccttgttcatgataattgtgtgttgttcatgctttaattgtattaaccagaaactgcaatacatgtgtgaatacatagataagaacatgtccctagtgagcctatagttgactagctcattgatcaatagatggttatgatttcctgaccatggacattggatgttgttgataacgagatcacatcattaggagaatgatgtgatggacaagacccaatcctaggcatagcacaagatcatgtagttcgttcgctagagcttttctaatgtcaagtattgtttccttagaccatgagattttgcaactcccggataccataggaatgctttgggtgtatcaaacgtcacaacgtaactgagtgactataaaggtgcactacaggtatcttcgaaagtgtctgttgggttggcacgaatcgagactgggatttgtcactccgtatgacggataggtatctctgggcccactcggtaatgcatcatcataatgagctcaatttgactaaagagttagtcacgggatcatgcattgcagaacgagtaaagagacttgctggtaacgagattgaacaaggtatggggataccgacgatcgaatatcaggcaagtaacataccgatagacaaaaggaattgtatacgggattgattgaatccccgacatcgtggttcatccgatgagaacatcatggaacatgtgggagccaatatgggtatccagatcctgctattggttattggccggggaggtgtctcggtcatgtctgcatggttcccgaacccatagggtctacac is drawn from Triticum dicoccoides isolate Atlit2015 ecotype Zavitan chromosome 4A, WEW_v2.0, whole genome shotgun sequence and contains these coding sequences:
- the LOC119287690 gene encoding 2-carboxy-1,4-naphthoquinone phytyltransferase, chloroplastic-like isoform X3 yields the protein MPLAGIALAPLLVSPLAPPSPRGSVAAVSAEPARRRRALRRVRCSAAAASGGGGDAVELSRATLLWRAAKLPIYSVALVPLTVGTAAAYNHAGLFFARRYFGLLAAAVLVITWLNLSNDVYDSDTGADKNKKESVVNIVGSRAATQYAANVSLLLGFGGLFWAFAEAGDVRFIVLVLCAILCGYVYQCPPFRLSYRGLGEPLCFAAFGPLATSAFYFSNSSRSISSRTAALLPLSKTVIASSILVGLTTTLILFCSHFHQIEGDRAVGKMSPLVRIGTKTGATLVTVAIGTLYTLLTAFGISRCLPPSCIVLGALTLPLGKWVVDYVQRNHDLMKNAG
- the LOC119287690 gene encoding 2-carboxy-1,4-naphthoquinone phytyltransferase, chloroplastic-like isoform X2, encoding MPLAGIALAPLLVSPLAPPSPRGSVAAVSAEPARRRRALRRVRCSAAAASGGGGDAVELSRATLLWRAAKLPIYSVALVPLTVGTAAAYNHAGLFFARRYFGLLAAAVLVITWLNLSNDVYDSDTGADKNKKESVVNIVGSRAATQYAANVSLLLGFGGLFWAFAEAGDVRFIVLVLCAILCGYVYQCPPFRLSYRGLGEPLCFAAFGPLATSAFYFSNSSRSISRTAALLPLSKTVIASSILVGLTTTLILFCSHFHQIEGDRAVGKMSPLVRIGTKTGATLVTVAIGTLYTLLTAFGISRCLPPSCIVLGALTLPLGKWVVDYVQRNHDDDTKIFMAKYYCVRLHALFGMALASGLALARNGILA
- the LOC119287690 gene encoding 2-carboxy-1,4-naphthoquinone phytyltransferase, chloroplastic-like isoform X1, with protein sequence MPLAGIALAPLLVSPLAPPSPRGSVAAVSAEPARRRRALRRVRCSAAAASGGGGDAVELSRATLLWRAAKLPIYSVALVPLTVGTAAAYNHAGLFFARRYFGLLAAAVLVITWLNLSNDVYDSDTGADKNKKESVVNIVGSRAATQYAANVSLLLGFGGLFWAFAEAGDVRFIVLVLCAILCGYVYQCPPFRLSYRGLGEPLCFAAFGPLATSAFYFSNSSRSISSRTAALLPLSKTVIASSILVGLTTTLILFCSHFHQIEGDRAVGKMSPLVRIGTKTGATLVTVAIGTLYTLLTAFGISRCLPPSCIVLGALTLPLGKWVVDYVQRNHDDDTKIFMAKYYCVRLHALFGMALASGLALARNGILA